Within Polyodon spathula isolate WHYD16114869_AA chromosome 29, ASM1765450v1, whole genome shotgun sequence, the genomic segment ATACCGCTGTGGACAAAAGCATTGCACCCCCCTGTAGAACGAACTTGCTTTGTGAAGTCGAAtgaaaacctgttgaataatgttaaaatattcaattgcacaccgctttgtagtttcccacatactttaaaatttaaaaaacgtggcatttcgaaatctaacatgaaatactgtactacaattatggcttctggtagacttttgcgatgtcgtgttgtagtttctttgattacaggattttaaatacaaacctaaatgatgttcatatagttgttaaATTGTCTCAGTCCTAAAGTTGCAAACTATCCCACACCAAGGAttttaatacacagcaatcaGCGTCAGGCAATGCTCTAGATATGCGTGTAAAACATAACGCCATTATAGGGAGCCAGACAGCCACCTCCAGACGTGTCAAGCAGACGATGTGCCATCTATCTATCCATCAGAGTAATGCCTTTCTAATTCGCAGTTTAAACACACTAgggcttgttttgtttgtttgttttaagcaaaGTAAGCATCACTATAAAGCTTTCTGTATAAATTGTGATCGGTAGcccaagggcagctacaatgggacAACTGTACCACAGCGGGTAGCATTCACATATTTTGACATCAGAATTGCAGCAGTGCCAGTGTGCCAATGGGCAGTATATCTTCCCGGGTGGCTTCGTTGCCTCACCGGAAAAGGTTCCCTTGGCCAGGCACTCCTTGACCCGGTTGGTACGGCGCACGTGGAAGGCCTTGGTGATCTCCTGGTTCATGAAGCCCTCATTGTTGAGGATGTTGGCCACCATCATGCGCAGGTCGAACACCTCCAGCAGCTCGGCGATGTGCGCGATGTGCATCAGCCTCTTCTCGCGCTCGTCCAGCTGACCCGTGTACAGATAGCGCAGGACTGCGCGGAACGGGGCTAGCTGCACCGAGGGGTCCATCTTTACCACAGTCATCAGACGCGGGCTGTAGGTCACGGGGTCATCCACCAGCTCCTCCTGGATGCTCACGAAGGCCCTGCTCCAGGAGGAGAGCAGCCGGCCCCTCCTGCCGCTCTCGCGGCTGTCCCCTATCAGCGTCCCGTCGCTGGTGGAAATCCTCAGGTTGGAGCGGTCTCCATCGTCACTGCTCTCGCACACGTCAAAGCTGGCAGCCCTCATGAGAAGATCCCTGCCGGTCAGGTTCTGGTTCTGAAATTGGGTTTGGAGACTCCCCCCATTGGGAGAGCCTGCAGCCCCTGGGCTCAGGTCCATGAGGAACAGGTCATAGAActtggaggaggaggtggagaggTAGATCTTGTGAGCGAAAATGCGCTGCTGGTCCTGCAGGATGAGGATGACGTCGGCGCAGAGAGGGTCTTCCAGCAGCCTGGCCGGGTGCTCCTCGCTGGTGGACGGAGGCTTGGGCACCGTGATCATGGGCGGAGGGGGCTTGGGCGGCAGGAAGGGGGCTTGCAGCAGGGGCCTCTGTACGTTGCGTAGGTGGGACTTCCAGAACTGCAGGTGGCGGCGGGAGATGAGGGCGGCGCGGATGGCGTTATCGAAAACGTCCTTCACCCCGAACTGCGCCACCACGCTGGTCTCGTAGTAGGGCACCCCCAGCTCCTTTGCCAACTCTCGTCCCTTCTCCGGGGCTAGGATCTCGTTGGACTTGATGGGTCTGGGGTGGGGCGAAACACCCGATTGATTATAAgaatacatttacacaacacaatCTATATTACAACCCAGCATCACTTTTTTGTAGTAAGGAGTAGATACAAGTTTTGAGAATCTGTTTTAAGACTGGACAGCATTTCAAATTCCATGCAGTGCATGTGCTGTCATTGTTTTGTGAGTGGGAATGTGCAGTGGAGGGTTGGCATGTGGTAAAGATGTGATAGTCATAGCTTAATGCCATGTACGACTAGCTCAGGTGACCCTTTGCAGGTGCACCTTCTATTGGCTGAGGGGCAAAGCACTTGGAAGAGGTTTTTATCAGATTAGATCTGTCCACTCTCATGAAACATCGCCTTCAGAGGCTCCCAGGAAGCCCCACGATTGAGTGCAATACCAGCCCACCTGGCTAGGGGGCGTCGTGCCCGGTTGACGGCCTCCAGGTCTGCGTAGCGGAGATCCAGTTGGCAGCCCACCAGGATGACAGGCGCTCGGGGGCAGAAGTGCTTGATCTCTTGGTACCACATGGTCTTGACGTGGTGCAGGGAGTTGGGGTTCGCGATTGAGAAACACAGCACCACAACGTCCGACCTGGGGAGAGACGGAGCGAGATGAATGGGAGGATCAAGAGCTCTTGCAACCCCTTCATTTTtatagacatttaaaaaactattattttaactCTGGGTGCCAGAAGTTTCAGAACAGCGTTCATCTAGACTGTCTCATGAAAAGCTAGACTGGGACAGGCTTTTCTCCACCATCCATGCGTTGAAAATCTTATACACAGCAAAATATGAGCAACAGgagttttctattaaaatgtcaAAGGTGCAAGCCAAACTGGACTTAAATGCAACATTCATACCAAAATACTCCCAGTGCAAATGAACAACGTGACTTATTTCTTTAGTTTAGCCATTTCAATACGCTCCGAATTCCCAGCACTTAATCCTGTATCATTTGTAATAGATCGAGTAGGCTTCGAAACTccaagaaaagacaacaaatCCCTTACTTCCCGAATCGCGTCAAAATCGAATTTCAGAATACGAGCCAGCAGTACCTTCCGTAGGCGAAGCGCCGGTCCTTGTGGTGATCCCCGAATGTGTCCCAGAGACGCAGGGACACGCTGACCTCATCAACCACGTCACGGGACCGTTCCAGGACCTGGccaacgcaaaaaaaaaaaaacatctttaaccaGCGATTCAGTATCCCCAATTTGAATGTCATTGAAAGTCACCCCAATTTGATCCAAGGTCACCTCTTTGCACCTAACTTTACCAACCTCCTCAACGTTGGAGTCAAGGCCCAGTCTGGACTCCATGAGCGTTTCACCAGCAGGGGTCGCTGTAGCGAACAATCCCTCCCTAACACAATGCAGATGATCCAAAGCCAAGATTGTCAACTTGGATCTGATTATTTGTTTTCAGACGTACGGACTTCAAAGATATACATCTTTTTAATGGCTTATAACCTTTTTCTAATCCCTGATCTGTAACTATGAATAAactcaacagtgctgaatttagaaagcCTCAAAGAAACTTCAATGAAGgacgtttcaactagaagtctttttcaatgatgGAATGGCAGAAGATTCGCTTCACACACCATTTTTTGGCGTGTGGACTCCACCCCTGACTGATAAAGCATGAAAGGTCTCTTAATGGTTCCATTAGGATAGGTGATTATCCAGGAATGGGACATTAAGCTTGCAGAGGTGTAAGGGGTTAATCAGTCAATTTGGCATGCATTCTTGGTATATGTAGTGAGTCTCAAACCACTCCAAcatttgaagacactgaaaacaccttctagtcaaaacgtttgtcattttcTAGCCTGACAAACACTTTTAAGCCTACAAGCAGGCGACCAATGGGAGGGTTGTGGGCGGGTTCACTGACCTCCTGGCAGACGCGGTATTGGTCGATGGCCCAGACTGTGGGCACGTGCGTGGCGAGCATTTGGTACTGAGTCAGCGTGGCATTGCACGCCCGGGCACAGATGAGGCGGGTCTTCCCGACGGCGTTGTCGCCGACCACCACGCACTTGATAGTTTCAACGTTTGGCCTTTCATAGTCCATGTTAGAATCCATCAACTGGGACCTGAAGGTTGAAAAACAGGAGATGAAAACCGTCAACAGCAGCAGAAACGCCCTCTGAAGAACTAGAAAGAAAACAGAGCTTGATTTTTGTGACACTGATCGCTGCCGTTATTGACTTCGCTAACAAGCGTCTTTGGATATTAAAGTCAAACAAAAAACCCGAAATGCAAGTAAAATTAAGCAAGGCTTCTGAATATCAACAGTGAAATGCAAGATGTTCTGGGGCAGTGGTCTATCCCTCCTTCTGCCCGTCTGTCTCACTGTACATGGTGCTCACAATAACCGGCATGATTTAGAACCAGTCTTCACCACACCTTGATCCCAGCCTCTGTCTGGGCTTTTCAGTTtagcaagagaaaaaaataaaataaaatccaatcttcaatattttgttttctacTGCTGCAGTTACTGCTATCTCTCAGGGATAAAGTGAAAGAGCCCTCCCTCTTACCTCCTCCCACTCACTGCAGTTCAGCACTGTGTCTCCCGGTAGGGAAGAGGcatgcattattcagcaggcttgaACAATCTGTGCTCAATGCCAAGCAGTGCTGCCAACCGCAAAGggaagctaaaaaaacaaaaccacgcACTTTCAATGCTGCCTAGCAACAGCGtgccagtggctggaatttacctTCACAGGAGGCCTTCTTATTGCATTTCAGACCATTATTACAATGGACGCTGTTTGAAAGAGGAAGGTTCCTCCGCTCGCGGCTGCTGTCTTAACAATCACATGCTTTTAATAATCGTGTGATATATATTTGCCGTGGGTTGTGTAACACGGCCCGCGGCTCACGGATGCTGCCACTGGGACCGAcacaaaagcagtttgaaatcagACTGGGtcgtttccatcagcagcagaccGGTTTAATTTGGGACTGGAGCTGGCACTACCTCTCCAACCCGCACTGATGAGCATGTTTGTCCATTTAACAGAACTGTATAGCAAAAAAAGATATATCGGGCATAGGAAAGCAATGCATTAGTGATATCTGgagagaaaaacaataaaacacccattCTACTGTCCCGTCTTGAACTGGGAATTTGGTGGGTAATTTTGCATGTACTGGAGTAGGAGTTATTCTTTTGctttccagctaattcaatatGAAATGATATTTCAATACTTAATTTTGAAAGAACATTCCAACCCGAAAGAGCCACGCTTGTCCCAGCACTACTGATTTAAGGGTTGCGCCTCGGAATTTAACCCTCGATAAGCCGTGCAATGGAATAACTGACCACAACTGGCATATACCAATCCCACTTCACTGCTGATTTCAATTCTTACATTTACTGGCTGAACCTTTCTTGCACCCCAGTGGTGCTGGTATTCCACAtggaaagaaaatacaatatattttagaaatatattaaaaaaaaaataaagttatgcaaAATATATGTTTCTGTGGATTTCACATGGTTCAAATTCACCTATTGTAAAGCTATAAATATGCACACCATATAcaacataatataaatatatatatatatatatatatatatatatatatatatatatatatatatatattaataaacgtGCCCTTGTGTGTGAACGTTTCCCATCGTAAAAGCATTGCACAGAGGGGTCAATGAATCACAGGGAAAGCACAGCAAAGGgcaggtaagcattgcaaagcacagcgaggtctgcttttaaattatttaatctgGCAGAACAGGGTAAACTACAGTAAGTGCATAATATAAGCATCCACCGTTCATAAACACTGCGGAAAACCTGTACAGAGGCAATTCCGTTGTTATTTCTAGTGATCGTTTGCAACCCGGGTTTAATAGATAATGCATGTGCCCAACACTGATGCTGTAGTTTCCTCCACGGAAGAATTACAGCATGACGCGCATTCACAACACCGCCTTCTTTATTCGCTGCTAATTtacactgtttatatatacaggtttaataaaatggcaaactggggggaaaaaaagtcattttcttaCCTCGGTCCCGGTGAAGAAAATGGTGGTTGATCGCTGTTGCTTTCgatatattccaatgtctcgggTTTCCAAGGAAACAGATTTTATTTCCCTTCTTTACATGGCCAGTTAGTAACCAGGAATAAACCGCTGTGTTCAAATATTAACCATTCTGTGCAGAACAGTGGGATCTCCGTCAAAGAATAAACCCCTTCAGCCAATTACAATAGTTGTTTATATCATTTGCAACAATTAAACACAAGACCgtgcctataataataataataataataataataataataataataataagcgaTGCGCTATGCCTCTTTTTTTCAAATCCAATCTATAACCGATATTGCTATATAGATCAGCGGTCAAAAATCCAAAAATGCATTTGCAACGCGATCCTCTGCT encodes:
- the LOC121302072 gene encoding rho-related BTB domain-containing protein 2-like isoform X1, with translation MILATGLFRSQLMDSNMDYERPNVETIKCVVVGDNAVGKTRLICARACNATLTQYQMLATHVPTVWAIDQYRVCQEVLERSRDVVDEVSVSLRLWDTFGDHHKDRRFAYGRSDVVVLCFSIANPNSLHHVKTMWYQEIKHFCPRAPVILVGCQLDLRYADLEAVNRARRPLARPIKSNEILAPEKGRELAKELGVPYYETSVVAQFGVKDVFDNAIRAALISRRHLQFWKSHLRNVQRPLLQAPFLPPKPPPPMITVPKPPSTSEEHPARLLEDPLCADVILILQDQQRIFAHKIYLSTSSSKFYDLFLMDLSPGAAGSPNGGSLQTQFQNQNLTGRDLLMRAASFDVCESSDDGDRSNLRISTSDGTLIGDSRESGRRGRLLSSWSRAFVSIQEELVDDPVTYSPRLMTVVKMDPSVQLAPFRAVLRYLYTGQLDEREKRLMHIAHIAELLEVFDLRMMVANILNNEGFMNQEITKAFHVRRTNRVKECLAKGTFSDVVFKLDDGTILAHKPLLISSCDWMAAMFGGPFMESSTKEVLFPNTTRSCMRAVLEYLYTGQFCSRPDLDAMELIVLANRLCLPHLVALTELYTVTMLMESALMGADIDGDVLVYLEMAQFHCAHQLTDWCLHHICTNYNNVCRKFPREMKAKSSENQEHFEKHRWPPVWYLKEDDHYQRARREREKEDYLCQKRQAKRKWLFWSSPASPSPASSSSSSSSPHSSSAVV
- the LOC121302072 gene encoding rho-related BTB domain-containing protein 2-like isoform X2, which produces MQLFTTARSQLMDSNMDYERPNVETIKCVVVGDNAVGKTRLICARACNATLTQYQMLATHVPTVWAIDQYRVCQEVLERSRDVVDEVSVSLRLWDTFGDHHKDRRFAYGRSDVVVLCFSIANPNSLHHVKTMWYQEIKHFCPRAPVILVGCQLDLRYADLEAVNRARRPLARPIKSNEILAPEKGRELAKELGVPYYETSVVAQFGVKDVFDNAIRAALISRRHLQFWKSHLRNVQRPLLQAPFLPPKPPPPMITVPKPPSTSEEHPARLLEDPLCADVILILQDQQRIFAHKIYLSTSSSKFYDLFLMDLSPGAAGSPNGGSLQTQFQNQNLTGRDLLMRAASFDVCESSDDGDRSNLRISTSDGTLIGDSRESGRRGRLLSSWSRAFVSIQEELVDDPVTYSPRLMTVVKMDPSVQLAPFRAVLRYLYTGQLDEREKRLMHIAHIAELLEVFDLRMMVANILNNEGFMNQEITKAFHVRRTNRVKECLAKGTFSDVVFKLDDGTILAHKPLLISSCDWMAAMFGGPFMESSTKEVLFPNTTRSCMRAVLEYLYTGQFCSRPDLDAMELIVLANRLCLPHLVALTELYTVTMLMESALMGADIDGDVLVYLEMAQFHCAHQLTDWCLHHICTNYNNVCRKFPREMKAKSSENQEHFEKHRWPPVWYLKEDDHYQRARREREKEDYLCQKRQAKRKWLFWSSPASPSPASSSSSSSSPHSSSAVV
- the LOC121302072 gene encoding rho-related BTB domain-containing protein 2-like isoform X3, which translates into the protein MDSNMDYERPNVETIKCVVVGDNAVGKTRLICARACNATLTQYQMLATHVPTVWAIDQYRVCQEVLERSRDVVDEVSVSLRLWDTFGDHHKDRRFAYGRSDVVVLCFSIANPNSLHHVKTMWYQEIKHFCPRAPVILVGCQLDLRYADLEAVNRARRPLARPIKSNEILAPEKGRELAKELGVPYYETSVVAQFGVKDVFDNAIRAALISRRHLQFWKSHLRNVQRPLLQAPFLPPKPPPPMITVPKPPSTSEEHPARLLEDPLCADVILILQDQQRIFAHKIYLSTSSSKFYDLFLMDLSPGAAGSPNGGSLQTQFQNQNLTGRDLLMRAASFDVCESSDDGDRSNLRISTSDGTLIGDSRESGRRGRLLSSWSRAFVSIQEELVDDPVTYSPRLMTVVKMDPSVQLAPFRAVLRYLYTGQLDEREKRLMHIAHIAELLEVFDLRMMVANILNNEGFMNQEITKAFHVRRTNRVKECLAKGTFSDVVFKLDDGTILAHKPLLISSCDWMAAMFGGPFMESSTKEVLFPNTTRSCMRAVLEYLYTGQFCSRPDLDAMELIVLANRLCLPHLVALTELYTVTMLMESALMGADIDGDVLVYLEMAQFHCAHQLTDWCLHHICTNYNNVCRKFPREMKAKSSENQEHFEKHRWPPVWYLKEDDHYQRARREREKEDYLCQKRQAKRKWLFWSSPASPSPASSSSSSSSPHSSSAVV